The proteins below come from a single Candidatus Binatota bacterium genomic window:
- the dcd gene encoding dCTP deaminase produces MILARDKILEAVRDGDIIIEPFDEALVGPASVDLHLAGEIRVMKRDPAALDVVDEVDYLDHTERQLLDAPYALEPGNTIHGITLEKITLAPGICAWLEGRSRFARLGLMVHVTSGFVAPGVSNRQVLEISNVSARTLNIHAGTRLCQIVFQRTDGEAVYAGRFSKQDGL; encoded by the coding sequence ATGATCCTGGCACGCGACAAGATCCTTGAGGCCGTGCGCGACGGCGATATTATTATCGAACCGTTCGACGAGGCCCTGGTCGGACCGGCGTCGGTTGACCTGCACCTGGCCGGTGAAATTCGCGTGATGAAGCGCGACCCCGCGGCGCTGGACGTGGTCGACGAGGTCGACTATCTCGACCATACCGAGCGGCAGTTGCTCGACGCGCCCTACGCCCTTGAACCCGGCAACACCATCCACGGTATTACGCTCGAAAAGATCACCCTGGCCCCCGGCATATGCGCCTGGCTCGAGGGGCGCTCGCGTTTTGCCCGGCTGGGCCTGATGGTGCACGTGACATCCGGTTTCGTGGCCCCCGGGGTCAGTAACAGGCAGGTGCTTGAGATATCCAACGTGTCGGCCCGCACGCTGAACATCCACGCCGGCACGCGTCTTTGCCAGATCGTGTTCCAGCGAACAGACGGCGAGGCGGTGTACGCGGGCAGGTTCTCAAAACAGGACGGATTGTAG
- a CDS encoding YqgE/AlgH family protein, with protein sequence MAAELTIAPGILVAMPQLNDPNFRRSVILVAEHNEEGSFGLVLNRPTDDLVCNLISSLEMDWCGDEQAEVWMGGPVQPETGWVLHEPVPGLGEPATREIFDGVHLTAAPEALSVLVSRPPPRMRVLLGYAGWGPGQLEAELTGGSWVNAPLSADLVFDTPCEYQWEASVRLLGVDPKALAPASGIH encoded by the coding sequence ATGGCCGCCGAACTTACTATTGCGCCGGGGATACTCGTGGCGATGCCACAGCTCAACGACCCGAACTTCCGACGTTCCGTCATCCTCGTGGCCGAGCACAACGAGGAAGGTTCGTTCGGGTTGGTCTTGAACAGACCCACCGACGACCTGGTGTGCAATCTCATCTCCAGTCTCGAAATGGACTGGTGCGGAGACGAGCAGGCGGAGGTCTGGATGGGCGGCCCGGTGCAGCCCGAAACCGGCTGGGTTCTGCACGAGCCCGTACCCGGACTTGGCGAACCCGCGACGCGGGAGATCTTTGACGGCGTACACCTCACGGCTGCGCCCGAGGCACTGTCGGTGCTCGTATCACGACCGCCCCCGCGCATGCGCGTGCTGCTCGGCTACGCCGGCTGGGGACCGGGACAGCTTGAAGCAGAACTCACGGGCGGAAGCTGGGTAAACGCTCCCCTTTCGGCCGACCTCGTGTTCGACACCCCCTGCGAGTACCAGTGGGAAGCCTCGGTGAGACTGCTGGGCGTCGACCCCAAAGCCCTGGCACCGGCCAGCGGCATTCACTGA